A window of Mercenaria mercenaria strain notata chromosome 16, MADL_Memer_1, whole genome shotgun sequence contains these coding sequences:
- the LOC128549305 gene encoding uncharacterized protein LOC128549305 — protein sequence MATANKVLVCEDYFYCSICLEIFNTPRTLPCLHTFCHSCLVGYIQKILDKPGKKTLFCPVCRSDTKTDNVQFKHVEKWVESLPINFTLLSILNERNSTMNPKENNCDPCLREEIKVKAIIYCYDCSEKLCEECKRHHRKSKLSSNHKLIDVKDGCVEKMDLSEIEYFSNLSKCPKHGSEDVKYLCKDHDQLCCSECATVTHRKCEDLVSLADEVKGNEEENNSESDIQKRLEVVGDYTGKLIEHETKFISDLNTKETKVKSCLKDFKANLDDAYNKLEKRILSEMSTRKLALTKASSLQKESAERLKDDIRQSAGKLKKASELGTARHIFLLKREMGKDLKVYEETYTGLKQQSSKTLLTIAEASPLQEAVKTVHDLFKVEETMTESLPPFMMRGRDFKNRKMTLLKELDLQMNNQPQYCLWMDNSIVVAFSCSETIIAFNSENGSILASYKCSSSPSGFTTLENGEFAVALPTSNKIDILKIHKNQMSYVRLLVNWKSDIIAYSRRNKQLLAMSRSVGMIRKFTLEGRNAGEIKLSSVRSNDIGNTYNIYFDNEYSRIYISSHVSCRLHCVDASGKSVFQYKIQYPWSVITDTQGNVYVAKYNNNGIEQLNREGQLLREIISADNVHRPMAMAFNNQMNRMAITCNSSHKSMQIYQFE from the coding sequence ATGGCAACAGCAAATAAAGTTTTAGTATGTGAGGATTACTTTTATTGTAGTATATGTTTGGAGATATTTAACACACCCAGAACATTACCATGTTTACATACATTCTGTCACTCATGTTTAGTTGGATATATTCAAAAGATTTTAGATAAACCTGGCAAGAAAACGTTGTTTTGTCCTGTTTGTAGGTCAGATACGAAAACTGATAATGTTcagtttaaacatgttgaaaagtGGGTGGAGAGTTTACCAATAAACTTTACTCTACTTTCGATTTTAAATGAGAGAAATTCGACGATGAATCCTAAGGAGAACAATTGCGATCCCTGTTTAAGAGAGGAAATTAAAGTCAAGGCTATTATCTACTGCTATGATTGTTCAGAAAAGCTGTGCGAAGAATGTAAAAGACACCATAGGAAAAGTAAACTATCATCAAATCATAAATTAATTGACGTTAAAGACGGTTGTGTGGAAAAAATGGATTTGTCTGAAATCGAATATTTCTCAAACCTTTCAAAATGTCCAAAGCATGGTTCTGAGGATGTGAAGTACCTCTGCAAAGATCATGATCAACTCTGTTGCAGTGAATGTGCAACAGTTACACATAGAAAGTGTGAAGATTTGGTCTCACTTGCTGATGAAGTGAAAGGCAACGAAGAAGAAAATAATAGTGAATCTGACATACAAAAGAGACTTGAGGTTGTTGGTGATTACACTGGCAAATTGATTGAACACGAGACAAAGTTCATCTCGGATCTGAATACAAAAGAAACCAAAGTCAAGAGCTGTCTGAAGGATTTTAAAGCAAACTTAGACGACGCCTACAACAAACTTGAGAAGAGAATCCTGTCAGAAATGTCAACAAGAAAATTGGCATTAACAAAAGCCAGTTCTTTACAGAAAGAGTCTGCAGAAAGGCTGAAAGATGATATTAGGCAATCAGCTGGAAAGCTGAAGAAAGCATCTGAGTTGGGAACAGCGAGGCACATTTTCCTGCTTAAAAGAGAAATGGGGAAAGATCTCAAAGTATATGAGGAAACATATACAGGACTTAAGCAGCAATCAAGCAAAACTTTACTCACTATAGCTGAGGCTAGTCCACTACAAGAAGCTGTTAAAACCGTTCATGACCTCTTCAAAGTAGAAGAAACGATGACAGAATCACTCCCACCTTTCATGATGAGAGgaagagattttaaaaatagaaaaatgacttTACTGAAAGAACTTGATCTACAAATGAATAATCAGCCTCAATATTGTCTATGGATGGACAATTCTATCGTAGTAGCTTTTTCTTGTAGTGAGACAATAATCGCATTTAATTCTGAAAATGGTTCAATTTTAGCATCTTACAAATGTTCTTCTTCACCATCGGGTTTTACAACTTTAGAAAACGGTGAATTTGCTGTTGCCTTGCCAACGTCGAACAAAATTGATATACTGAAGATTCACAAGAATCAGATGTCGTACGTAAGACTGTTGGTGAACTGGAAGTCAGACATAATCGCATACAGCAGACGGAACAAACAGTTGTTGGCAATGTCAAGATCAGTGGGGATGATAAGAAAATTTACTCTTGAAGGTAGAAATGCTGGAGAAATTAAATTAAGCAGTGTACGTAGTAATGACATAGGGAACACCTATAACATTTACTTTGATAACGAATACAGTCGCATCTATATTTCATCACATGTTTCTTGTCGACTACATTGCGTCGATGCGTCTGGAAAATCAGTGTTTCAGTATAAAATCCAGTATCCATGGTCAGTTATAACAGACACTCAAGGGAATGTATATGTTGCAAAGTATAATAATAATGGTATCGAACAACTTAATCGTGAGGGACAATTGCTGCGGGAGATTATATCAGCGGATAATGTCCACCGTCCGATGGCTATGGCATTCAATAACCAAATGAACAGAATGGCTATAACATGTAATAGTTCGCACAAAAGCATGCAGATATATCAGTTTGAATAG